A genomic region of Tamandua tetradactyla isolate mTamTet1 chromosome 2, mTamTet1.pri, whole genome shotgun sequence contains the following coding sequences:
- the LOC143655599 gene encoding olfactory receptor 8H1-like has product MRSKNNTHLPDFILMGLTESEEIQLVLFMLFLMIYLINLVGNAGMILIIRLDLQLHTPMYFFLSHLSFLDLGYSTVITPKTLENLLNSNKHISFMKCFTQMYFFLFFAATEFFILSSMAYDRYVAICNPLNYQVVISTRLCCALITGSYVISFTESLVIVLYMNSLHFCKSNVIYHFFCDLPPILTLSCTDTHDAEIMMFIIASLNVFVSLIIMSISYGYILSTILKINSTSGKRKAFSTCASHLLGVTIFYVTTSFTYLRPKKSYSMGKDQVASVFYTMVVPMLNPFIYSLRNKEVKNAFLRVMQKRESSMQ; this is encoded by the coding sequence ATGAGGAGTAAGAATAACACACATTTGCCTGACTTCATCCTTATGGGATTGACAGAATCTGAAGAGATCCAGCTAGTCCTCTTTATGTTATTTCTCATGATATACCTGATTAACCTGGTTGGGAATGCAGGAATGATACTGATCATTCGCTTGGATCTCCAGCTTCACAcacccatgtattttttcctcagtcaCCTGTCGTTTCTTGACCTTGGTTATTCAACTGTCATCACCCCTAAAACCTTAGAGAACTTACTAAATTCCAACAAGCATATTTCATTCATGAAGTGCTTCacccagatgtatttttttttattctttgctgccactgaatttttcattctctcttctatggcctatgaccgctatgtagcTATCTGCAACCCTCTGAACTACCAGGTTGTTATATCCACAAGACTCTGTTGTGCCCTGATCACTGGGTCCTATGTGATTAGTTTTACTGAATCATTAGTCATTGTTCTTTACATGAacagtttgcatttctgcaaatccAATGTAAtctatcactttttctgtgacttACCCCCAATTTTAACCCTGTCTTGCACTGACACTCATGATGCTGAAATAATGATGTTCATTATTGCTAGTTTAAATGTATTTGTGTCTCTTATCATAATGTCCATATCTTATGGGTACATTCTGTCTACTATCCTGAAAATTAATTCTACCTCAGGAAAGCGCAAAGCCTTCTCTACTTGTGCCTCCCACCTCCTGGGGGTCACCATATTTTATGTCACTACGAGTTTTACTTATTTAAGACCAAAGAAATCCTACTCCATGGGAAAGGATCAAGTGGCCTCTGTGTTTTATACTATGGTTGTTCCCATGCTGAATCCATTCATTTATAGTCTTAggaacaaagaagtgaaaaatgcttTCCTTAGAGTCATGCAGAAGAGAGAAAGCTCCATGCAATAG